Proteins encoded together in one Vitis vinifera cultivar Pinot Noir 40024 chromosome 4, ASM3070453v1 window:
- the LOC100261495 gene encoding 2-methylpropanoate--CoA ligase CCL4, translated as MDSLKPRPANSSPLTPLGFLDRAATVYGDCPSVLYNSITYTWSQTHRRCLQVASSIKSFGIGRGHVVSVVAPNVPAMYELHFAVPMSGAVLNTINTRLDARTVSVLLRHSESKLVFVDCLSRALILEALSLFPPNTQWPLLVLIADEEVAPSSTVDFICTYEDLVERGDPEFKWVRPESEWDPIILNYTSGTTSSPKGVVHCHRGIFIVTIDSLVEWSVPKQPVYLWTLPMFHGNGWTFTWGMAAIGGTNVCLRKFDARIIYDAIPKYGITHMCAAPVVLNMLSNYPNHQPLGDPVKILTAGAPPPYSVLLRTESLGFVVSHGYGMTETAGVVVSCAWKPQWDRFPASERARVKARQGVRTVVMTEVDVVDPKSGVSVKRDGSSLGEIVLRGACIMLGYLKDPEGTSKCMSKEGWLYTGDVAVMHPDGYIEIKDRSKDVIISGGENLSSVEVESVLYTHPAVNEAAVVARPDDFWGETPCAFVSLKPESPDKPTAKEMMEYCRARMPHYMVPKTVVFKEELPKTSTGKIQKFKLRDIAKAMGCSPASRM; from the coding sequence ATGGATTCACTGAAGCCAAGGCCCGCAAATTCATCACCTCTCACCCCTTTAGGCTTCCTCGATAGAGCTGCTACTGTTTATGGCGATTGCCCTTCTGTTTTGTATAACTCCATCACGTACACCTGGTCTCAGACCCACCGTCGATGTCTCCAGGTGGCTTCTTCCATCAAATCTTTCGGCATTGGGAGAGGCCATGTGGTGTCGGTGGTGGCACCCAACGTCCCCGCCATGTACGAGCTTCACTTCGCCGTCCCCATGTCCGGCGCCGTCCTCAACACTATCAATACTCGCCTAGACGCACGCACTGTTTCCGTGCTCCTTCGCCACAGCGAATCCAAACTCGTCTTCGTCGACTGCCTCTCCCGCGCGCTCATTCTTGAAGCGCTCTCGCTATTCCCACCAAACACTCAATGGCCACTTCTCGTCCTCATCGCGGATGAAGAGGTCGCGCCCTCATCCACCGTTGATTTCATCTGCACGTATGAAGATCTGGTGGAGAGGGGTGATCCGGAGTTCAAGTGGGTCCGGCCGGAGAGCGAGTGGGACCCGATTATTCTGAATTACACATCCGGAACGACCTCGTCACCAAAGGGTGTGGTCCACTGCCACCGCGGGATTTTCATCGTCACCATTGACTCTCTGGTGGAATGGTCTGTACCGAAGCAGCCGGTGTACCTCTGGACCCTACCCATGTTCCACGGCAACGGCTGGACCTTCACTTGGGGAATGGCGGCCATCGGTGGGACCAACGTCTGCCTCCGCAAATTCGACGCACGTATCATCTACGACGCCATTCCCAAGTACGGCATCACCCACATGTGCGCTGCACCTGTGGTCCTCAACATGCTCTCCAACTACCCTAACCACCAGCCACTAGGGGATCCCGTAAAAATCCTCACCGCCGGGGCTCCACCTCCGTACAGCGTGCTTCTGCGAACAGAATCTCTGGGTTTTGTTGTGAGTCACGGGTACGGAATGACTGAAACGGCGGGAGTGGTGGTGTCCTGCGCTTGGAAGCCGCAGTGGGATCGGTTTCCGGCGTCGGAGAGGGCAAGGGTGAAGGCAAGACAAGGGGTGAGGACGGTTGTTATGACGGAAGTGGACGTGGTGGACCCCAAGTCAGGAGTCAGCGTGAAGCGAGACGGGTCGTCTTTGGGCGAGATTGTGCTGAGAGGTGCATGCATTATGCTCGGTTACCTCAAAGACCCAGAGGGAACCTCCAAATGCATGAGTAAAGAAGGGTGGCTCTACACCGGAGACGTGGCGGTGATGCACCCAGATGGGTATATAGAAATCAAGGACCGATCCAAGGACGTGATCATCAGCGGAGGCGAGAACTTGAGCAGTGTGGAAGTTGAGTCGGTGCTCTACACTCACCCAGCCGTGAACGAGGCGGCAGTGGTGGCTCGGCCCGACGACTTCTGGGGCGAGACTCCATGCGCGTTCGTGAGCTTAAAGCCAGAGTCGCCGGACAAGCCGACGGCGAAGGAGATGATGGAGTACTGTAGGGCGAGAATGCCGCACTACATGGTACCGAAGACGGTCGTATTCAAGGAAGAGCTGCCCAAGACTTCAACGGGGAAGATTCAGAAGTTTAAGCTAAGAGACATTGCCAAGGCTATGGGGTGTTCGCCGGCAAGTCGGATGTAG